A region of Haliotis asinina isolate JCU_RB_2024 chromosome 9, JCU_Hal_asi_v2, whole genome shotgun sequence DNA encodes the following proteins:
- the LOC137296231 gene encoding 26S proteasome non-ATPase regulatory subunit 10-like — translation MMGVRGSSLSWCDVKDSPATSKPTTYCYRISPPSYNHNWTDLHYAASHGNVRRIHEILHKTGTVNLNRKDYYGKTPLYWAAYKGHKNCIEELLKFGAHVNTQCRHGGTPLHAVVSLYPDSALLLIKHGADVNCADNWGVTPMYLAASHGQLEVLHYLVVAGAQLTFKNKSGDIPKQLSCHKDFCAYLCRLSQTPRSLQHLCRATIRNELGDHPQTKVDSFMIPRQLKDYLLLAELS, via the exons ATGATGGGTGTGAGAGGCAGCAGCTTGTCTTGGTGCGATGTGAAGGATTCTCCTGCTACTAGCAAACCAACCACTTACTGTTACCGCATCTCTCCACCAAGCTATAATCACAACTGGACTGATCTACACTATGCAGCCAGTCATGGGAATGTTCGGCGTATTCATGAAATTCTACACAAAACAG GTACAGTAAACCTGAATCGCAAGGACTACTATGGAAAGACACCTCTGTACTGGGCAGCGTATAAGGGACACAAGAATTGTATAGAGGAGCTACTCAAGTTTGGTGCCCATGTGAATACGCAGTGTCGTCATGGTGGCACACCACTGCATGCTGTTGTCAGTCTGTACCCAGACAGTGCCTTACTGCTTATAAAG CATGGAGCAGATGTGAACTGTGCAGACAATTGGGGCGTGACTCCGATGTATCTTGCCGCATCTCACGGCCAGTTGGAGGTATTACATTACCTAGTAGTGGCCGGAGCACAGCTCACATTCAAAAACAAG tcAGGAGATATCCCAAAGCAGTTGAGCTGCCACAAGGACTTCTGTGCCTATCTGTGCCGCCTCTCCCAGACCCCGCGAAGTTTGCAACACCTTTGCCGTGCCACAATTCGAAATGAGCTTGGTGACCATCCACAAACCAAAGTGGATAGCTTCATGATTCCTCGACAGCTCAAAGACTATTTACTACTAGCAGAACTTAGCTGA